CCACCTCCCACTTCAGCTCGTGGCACGGCGTGGGCAGCGCCCCCTTCACCTGGAGGTTGACCTGGACCGGGAAGCTCTCCATCAGCAGAAGTTCAGCCGTATCGACATATACCGGCCCGCGCTCGCCAGGCGGCACGTCAGAGCCTGGGATCGAGGCCGCCTCTGTCGAGGCAGCCGGGCCGGGCGCCTGGGCCGAGGGCGGCTCCGACGGTGCAGCCGGGTCGGGCGCTTGGGCACAGCCGCTCGCCCATCCCCCTGCAAGCACGACCAGGCAAACCAGTGAAATCCACGGGCGAATCATACGTCCCTCCTCAACAGGCACATGCTATCACCCTTGACGTTGCCGGGGCCCATGCGGTTCCCGCTGGCATCCCACGCCGGGGGAATGGGGCGGTTATCATTGCGTTCTGCCCGGCACGCTCCACGCCTGGACCCGGGGCCAAGCCTTGACTGAAACTCCAGACGCCGCCACCTCTCCCGCCCTTTCTTCAGAGCCGCCTTCGCCCATCGCTCGCTCTGCGCGGCGCGAATTCTTGACCGGCGGGCGCGACCAGCTGCCGCTGCTGCTGGGCGTGATCCCCTTTGGCTTGATCTTCGGGGCGCTGGCGCTGCAGGCCGGGTTGCCGCCCGTCGCTGCTCAGGCGTTTTCCTTCCTGATCTTCGCTGGCAGCGCGCAGTTCATAGCCGTCGGCATGCTGTCCAGCGCCCCGGCCGGCCTGATCGTCGCCACGATCTTCGTGGTCAACCTCCGGCATGCCCTGTACAGCGCCTCGCTCTCGCCGCATCTCACCCCCCTCCCGCCGCGCTGGAAGGTGCCCCTGGCCTGGCTGCTGACCGACGAAGCCTTTGCCGTAGCCGCACTCCGCTACCGCCAGCCCGACACGCGCCTGGCCCACTGGTACACCTTGGGCACCGGCCTGACCCTGTGGGCCGCTTGGCAGGCCAGCACTGCCCTGGGGATCGTGCTGGGAGCGCGCCTCCCTGATTCCTGGGGTTTGGAGGTGGCCCTCCCGCTGACCTTCATCGCCCTTCTGATCTTGAGCATCAGCGATCAACCCGGCGTGGCCGCCGCGGTCTCAGCCGCCGCCGCTGCCGTCGTCCTGCATGGCCTGCCCTACCGGCTGGGGCTGGTCACAGCCGCCGTGCTGGGCGTAGTTGTAGGGGTGGGGCTGCAGACCTGGCAGTCTCGCCGCGAACGCAAAGAGGCCATGCCGTGAGCCAGGGCGGCGTGTGGCTGGTGATCGTGGGCGGGATGCTTGTGACCTTCCTGACCCGCTTCTCCTTCATTGGCATCCTGCCGGCCGAGCGCCTGCCGCCCGTGTTCCGCAGCGGCCTGCGCTACGTGGCGCCGGCCGTGTTGGCTGCGATCATCGCCCCGGCCCTGCTGCTGCCAGACGGCTCGCTCAACCTCAGCCTGGGCAATTACCAACTGCTGGCCGGCCTGGCGGCGCTGGCGGTCGCCGTCCGCTTCCGCAATCTGTGGCTAACCATTGCCGTCGGCCTGGCGGTGTTCTGGCTGCTCCGTACCCTCGGCGGGTGAGCCCAGAACAGCCGGCGAATGTCGATGTGTGTGGAGTAGAATCTGTATTCCATGAAGCCCTCTTCCAACCCGCGCCGTTTCGCCTGGTTGGCCATCGCCGCCGCCGTGCTGACCAT
The sequence above is a segment of the Anaerolineales bacterium genome. Coding sequences within it:
- a CDS encoding AzlC family ABC transporter permease is translated as MTGGRDQLPLLLGVIPFGLIFGALALQAGLPPVAAQAFSFLIFAGSAQFIAVGMLSSAPAGLIVATIFVVNLRHALYSASLSPHLTPLPPRWKVPLAWLLTDEAFAVAALRYRQPDTRLAHWYTLGTGLTLWAAWQASTALGIVLGARLPDSWGLEVALPLTFIALLILSISDQPGVAAAVSAAAAAVVLHGLPYRLGLVTAAVLGVVVGVGLQTWQSRRERKEAMP
- a CDS encoding AzlD domain-containing protein gives rise to the protein MSQGGVWLVIVGGMLVTFLTRFSFIGILPAERLPPVFRSGLRYVAPAVLAAIIAPALLLPDGSLNLSLGNYQLLAGLAALAVAVRFRNLWLTIAVGLAVFWLLRTLGG